From Mustela erminea isolate mMusErm1 chromosome 1, mMusErm1.Pri, whole genome shotgun sequence, a single genomic window includes:
- the EVI5L gene encoding EVI5-like protein isoform X5: MRSMNGSRRNSGSSLVSSSSASSNLSHLEEDTWILWGRIANEWEEWRRRKEKLLKELIRKGIPHHFRAIVWQLLCSATDMPVKNQYSELLKMSSPCEKLIRRDIARTYPEHEFFKGQDSLGQEVLFNVMKAYSLVDREVGYCQGSAFIVGLLLMQMPEEEAFCVFVRLMQEYRLRELFKPSMAELGLCIYQFECMLQEQLPDLNTHFRSQSFHTSMYASSWFLTLFLTTFPLPVATRVFDIFMYEGLEIVFRVGLALLQVNQTELMQLDMEGMSQYFQRVIPHQFDSCPDKLVLKAYQVKYNPKKMKRLEKEYAAMKSKEMEEQIEIKRLRTENRLLKQRIETLEKESAALADRLIQGQVTRAQEAEENYVIKRELAVVRQQCSSAAEDLQKAQSTIRQLQEQQRQPGAQHSLLPAPQDNPRLTEDFVAHLETELEQSRLRETETLGALREMQDKVLDMEKRNSSLPDENNVARLQEELKAVKVREGEAVASARELKLQLQELSDTWQAHLSRGGRWKESPRKLVLGELQDELMSVRLREAQALAEGRELRQRVVELETQDNIHRNLLNRVEAERAALQEKLQYLAAQNKGLQTQLSESRRKQAEAECKSKEEVMAVRLREADSMAAVAEMRQRIAELEIQREEGRIQGQLNHSDSSQYIRELKDQIEELKAEVRLLKGPPPFEDPLAFDGLGLARHLDEDSLPSSDEELLGVGVGVGAALQDALYPLSPRDARFFRRLERPAKDSEGSSDSDADELAAPYSQGLDN, translated from the exons ATGCGCTCCATGAACGGCTCGCGGCGGAACAGCGGCTCCTCGCTGGTGTCCAGCTCCTCGGCCTCCTCCAACCTGAGCCACCTGGAGGAGGACACTTGGATCTTGTGGGGCCGGATCGCCAACGAGTGGGAGGAGTGGCGACGCAGGAAAGAGAAGCTGCTGAAG GAGCTGATCCGCAAGGGCATCCCGCACCACTTCCGGGCCATCGTGTGGCAGCTCCTGTGCAGCGCCACAGACATGCCGGTCAAGAACCAGTACTCGGAGCTGCTCAAGATGTCCTCGCCGTGCGAGAAGCTGATCCGCAGGGACATTGCCCGCACCTACCCAGAGCATGAGTTCTTCAAGGGCCAGGACAGCCTGGGCCAGGAGGTCCTCTTCAACGTCATGAAG GCGTACTCCCTGGTGGACAGGGAGGTGGGCTACTGCCAGGGCAGCGCCTTCATCGTGGGCCTGCTCCTCATGCAG ATGCCCGAGGAAGAAGCCTTCTGTGTGTTCGTGCGGCTGATGCAGGAGTACCGCCTGCGGGAGCTCTTCAAGCCCAGCATGGCGGAGCTGGGGCTCTGCATATACCAGTTCGAGTGCATGCTCCAG GAGCAGCTCCCGGATCTGAACACCCACTTCCGCTCCCAGAGCTTCCACACGTCCATGTACGCCTCGTCCTGGTTTCTCACACTCTTCCTGACTACCTTCCCGCTCCCCGTTGCCACCCGTGTCTTTGACATCTTCATGTACGAG GGCCTGGAGATTGTGTTCCGGGTGGGCCTCGCGCTTCTGCAGGTGAACCAGACAGAGCTGATGCAGCTGGACATGGAGGGGATGTCCCAG TACTTCCAGAGGGTGATCCCCCACCAGTTCGACAGCTGCCCGGACAAGCTGGTCCTCAAGGCTTACCAGGTCAAGTACAACCCCAAGAAGATGAAGAG GCTGGAGAAGGAGTACGCGGCCATGAAGAGCAAGGAGATGGAGGAGCAGATCGAGATCAAA AGGCTTCGGACGGAGAACCGGCTCCTGAAACAACGGATCGAGACCCTGGAAAAG GAGAGCGCTGCTCTGGCTGATAGGTTAATCCAG GGGCAGGTGACTCGGGCGCAGGAGGCCGAGGAGAACTACGTCATCAAGCGGGAGCTGGCGGTGGTGCGGCAGCAGTGCAGCTCGGCAGCCGAGGACCTGCAGAAGGCCCAGAGCACCATCCGGCAGCTCCAGGAGCAGCAG CGGCAGCCTGGGGCCCAGCACAGCCTTCTGCCTGCCCCCCAGGACAACCCACGCCTCACTGAGGACTTCGTGGCCCACCTGGAGACCGAGCTGGAGCAGTCGAGGCTGCGGGAGACCGAGACGCTGGGGGCTCTGCGAGAGATGCAGGACAAGGTTCTGGACATGGAGAAG AGGAACAGCTCGCTGCCCGACGAGAACAACGTGGCGCGGCTGCAGGAGGAGCTGAAGGCGGTCAAGGTGCGGGAGGGCGAGGCCGTGGCCTCGGCGCGGGAGCTGAAGCTGCAGCTGCAGGAGCTCTCGGACACCTGGCAG gccCACCTGTCCCGCGGCGGCCGCTGGAAGGAGTCCCCCCGGAAGCTGGTCCTGGGCGAGCTGCAGGACGAGCTGATGAGCGTGCGTCTGCGCGAGGCCCAGGCCCTGGCCGAGGGTCGCGAGCTGCGACAGCGCGTGGTGGAACTCGAGACGCAG GACAACATCCACCGCAACCTGCTGAACCGCGTGGAGGCGGAGCGCGCGGCGCTGCAGGAGAAGCTGCAGTACCTGGCGGCCCAGAACAAGGGGCTGCAGACGCAGCTCAGCGAGAGCCGCCGCAAGCAGGCCGAGGCCGAGTGCAAG agcAAGGAGGAGGTGATGGCCGTGCGCCTGCGGGAGGCGGACAGCATGGCGGCAGTGGCCGAGATGCGCCAGCGCATCGCGGAGCTGGAGATCCAG AGGGAGGAGGGCCGCATCCAGGGCCAACTGAACCACTCGGACTCGTCGCAGTACATCCGCGAGCTCAAGGACCAGATCGAGGAGCTGAAGGCGGAG GTGCGGCTGCTGAAGGGTCCGCCGCCCTTCGAGGACCCGCTGGCCTTCGACGGGCTGGGCCTGGCGCGGCACCTGGATGAGGACTCGCTGCCGTCGTCGGACGAGGAGCTGCTCGGGGTGGGCGTGGGCGTGGGCGCAGCGCTGCAGGACGCGCTCTACCCGCTGTCCCCGCGCGACGCGCGCTTCTTTCGTCGACTGGAGCGGCCGGCCAAGGACAGCGAGGGCAGCTCAGACAGCGACGCAGATGAGCTGGCCGCGCCCTATAGCCAGGGCCTGGACAACTGA
- the EVI5L gene encoding EVI5-like protein isoform X1 — MSLSTMASPTLSPDSSSQEALSAPTCSPTSDSENLSPDELELLAKLEEQNRLLEADSKSMRSMNGSRRNSGSSLVSSSSASSNLSHLEEDTWILWGRIANEWEEWRRRKEKLLKELIRKGIPHHFRAIVWQLLCSATDMPVKNQYSELLKMSSPCEKLIRRDIARTYPEHEFFKGQDSLGQEVLFNVMKAYSLVDREVGYCQGSAFIVGLLLMQMPEEEAFCVFVRLMQEYRLRELFKPSMAELGLCIYQFECMLQEQLPDLNTHFRSQSFHTSMYASSWFLTLFLTTFPLPVATRVFDIFMYEGLEIVFRVGLALLQVNQTELMQLDMEGMSQYFQRVIPHQFDSCPDKLVLKAYQVKYNPKKMKRLEKEYAAMKSKEMEEQIEIKRLRTENRLLKQRIETLEKESAALADRLIQGQVTRAQEAEENYVIKRELAVVRQQCSSAAEDLQKAQSTIRQLQEQQRQPGAQHSLLPAPQDNPRLTEDFVAHLETELEQSRLRETETLGALREMQDKVLDMEKRNSSLPDENNVARLQEELKAVKVREGEAVASARELKLQLQELSDTWQAHLSRGGRWKESPRKLVLGELQDELMSVRLREAQALAEGRELRQRVVELETQDNIHRNLLNRVEAERAALQEKLQYLAAQNKGLQTQLSESRRKQAEAECKSKEEVMAVRLREADSMAAVAEMRQRIAELEIQREEGRIQGQLNHSDSSQYIRELKDQIEELKAEVRLLKGPPPFEDPLAFDGLGLARHLDEDSLPSSDEELLGVGVGVGAALQDALYPLSPRDARFFRRLERPAKDSEGSSDSDADELAAPYSQGLDN; from the exons ATGAGCCTGTCCACCATGGCGAGCCCCACTCTGAGCCCCGACTCCTCATCCCAAGAGGCCCTGTCGGCCCCCACCTGCTCCCCCACTTCAGACTCTGAAAACCTCAGCCCCGATGAGCTGGAGCTGCTGGCCAAGCTGGAGGAGCAGAACCG GCTCCTGGAAGCCGACTCCAAGTCCATGCGCTCCATGAACGGCTCGCGGCGGAACAGCGGCTCCTCGCTGGTGTCCAGCTCCTCGGCCTCCTCCAACCTGAGCCACCTGGAGGAGGACACTTGGATCTTGTGGGGCCGGATCGCCAACGAGTGGGAGGAGTGGCGACGCAGGAAAGAGAAGCTGCTGAAG GAGCTGATCCGCAAGGGCATCCCGCACCACTTCCGGGCCATCGTGTGGCAGCTCCTGTGCAGCGCCACAGACATGCCGGTCAAGAACCAGTACTCGGAGCTGCTCAAGATGTCCTCGCCGTGCGAGAAGCTGATCCGCAGGGACATTGCCCGCACCTACCCAGAGCATGAGTTCTTCAAGGGCCAGGACAGCCTGGGCCAGGAGGTCCTCTTCAACGTCATGAAG GCGTACTCCCTGGTGGACAGGGAGGTGGGCTACTGCCAGGGCAGCGCCTTCATCGTGGGCCTGCTCCTCATGCAG ATGCCCGAGGAAGAAGCCTTCTGTGTGTTCGTGCGGCTGATGCAGGAGTACCGCCTGCGGGAGCTCTTCAAGCCCAGCATGGCGGAGCTGGGGCTCTGCATATACCAGTTCGAGTGCATGCTCCAG GAGCAGCTCCCGGATCTGAACACCCACTTCCGCTCCCAGAGCTTCCACACGTCCATGTACGCCTCGTCCTGGTTTCTCACACTCTTCCTGACTACCTTCCCGCTCCCCGTTGCCACCCGTGTCTTTGACATCTTCATGTACGAG GGCCTGGAGATTGTGTTCCGGGTGGGCCTCGCGCTTCTGCAGGTGAACCAGACAGAGCTGATGCAGCTGGACATGGAGGGGATGTCCCAG TACTTCCAGAGGGTGATCCCCCACCAGTTCGACAGCTGCCCGGACAAGCTGGTCCTCAAGGCTTACCAGGTCAAGTACAACCCCAAGAAGATGAAGAG GCTGGAGAAGGAGTACGCGGCCATGAAGAGCAAGGAGATGGAGGAGCAGATCGAGATCAAA AGGCTTCGGACGGAGAACCGGCTCCTGAAACAACGGATCGAGACCCTGGAAAAG GAGAGCGCTGCTCTGGCTGATAGGTTAATCCAG GGGCAGGTGACTCGGGCGCAGGAGGCCGAGGAGAACTACGTCATCAAGCGGGAGCTGGCGGTGGTGCGGCAGCAGTGCAGCTCGGCAGCCGAGGACCTGCAGAAGGCCCAGAGCACCATCCGGCAGCTCCAGGAGCAGCAG CGGCAGCCTGGGGCCCAGCACAGCCTTCTGCCTGCCCCCCAGGACAACCCACGCCTCACTGAGGACTTCGTGGCCCACCTGGAGACCGAGCTGGAGCAGTCGAGGCTGCGGGAGACCGAGACGCTGGGGGCTCTGCGAGAGATGCAGGACAAGGTTCTGGACATGGAGAAG AGGAACAGCTCGCTGCCCGACGAGAACAACGTGGCGCGGCTGCAGGAGGAGCTGAAGGCGGTCAAGGTGCGGGAGGGCGAGGCCGTGGCCTCGGCGCGGGAGCTGAAGCTGCAGCTGCAGGAGCTCTCGGACACCTGGCAG gccCACCTGTCCCGCGGCGGCCGCTGGAAGGAGTCCCCCCGGAAGCTGGTCCTGGGCGAGCTGCAGGACGAGCTGATGAGCGTGCGTCTGCGCGAGGCCCAGGCCCTGGCCGAGGGTCGCGAGCTGCGACAGCGCGTGGTGGAACTCGAGACGCAG GACAACATCCACCGCAACCTGCTGAACCGCGTGGAGGCGGAGCGCGCGGCGCTGCAGGAGAAGCTGCAGTACCTGGCGGCCCAGAACAAGGGGCTGCAGACGCAGCTCAGCGAGAGCCGCCGCAAGCAGGCCGAGGCCGAGTGCAAG agcAAGGAGGAGGTGATGGCCGTGCGCCTGCGGGAGGCGGACAGCATGGCGGCAGTGGCCGAGATGCGCCAGCGCATCGCGGAGCTGGAGATCCAG AGGGAGGAGGGCCGCATCCAGGGCCAACTGAACCACTCGGACTCGTCGCAGTACATCCGCGAGCTCAAGGACCAGATCGAGGAGCTGAAGGCGGAG GTGCGGCTGCTGAAGGGTCCGCCGCCCTTCGAGGACCCGCTGGCCTTCGACGGGCTGGGCCTGGCGCGGCACCTGGATGAGGACTCGCTGCCGTCGTCGGACGAGGAGCTGCTCGGGGTGGGCGTGGGCGTGGGCGCAGCGCTGCAGGACGCGCTCTACCCGCTGTCCCCGCGCGACGCGCGCTTCTTTCGTCGACTGGAGCGGCCGGCCAAGGACAGCGAGGGCAGCTCAGACAGCGACGCAGATGAGCTGGCCGCGCCCTATAGCCAGGGCCTGGACAACTGA
- the EVI5L gene encoding EVI5-like protein isoform X2, with protein MSLSTMASPTLSPDSSSQEALSAPTCSPTSDSENLSPDELELLAKLEEQNRLLEADSKSMRSMNGSRRNSGSSLVSSSSASSNLSHLEEDTWILWGRIANEWEEWRRRKEKLLKELIRKGIPHHFRAIVWQLLCSATDMPVKNQYSELLKMSSPCEKLIRRDIARTYPEHEFFKGQDSLGQEVLFNVMKAYSLVDREVGYCQGSAFIVGLLLMQMPEEEAFCVFVRLMQEYRLRELFKPSMAELGLCIYQFECMLQEQLPDLNTHFRSQSFHTSMYASSWFLTLFLTTFPLPVATRVFDIFMYEGLEIVFRVGLALLQVNQTELMQLDMEGMSQYFQRVIPHQFDSCPDKLVLKAYQVKYNPKKMKRLEKEYAAMKSKEMEEQIEIKRLRTENRLLKQRIETLEKGQVTRAQEAEENYVIKRELAVVRQQCSSAAEDLQKAQSTIRQLQEQQRQPGAQHSLLPAPQDNPRLTEDFVAHLETELEQSRLRETETLGALREMQDKVLDMEKRNSSLPDENNVARLQEELKAVKVREGEAVASARELKLQLQELSDTWQAHLSRGGRWKESPRKLVLGELQDELMSVRLREAQALAEGRELRQRVVELETQDNIHRNLLNRVEAERAALQEKLQYLAAQNKGLQTQLSESRRKQAEAECKSKEEVMAVRLREADSMAAVAEMRQRIAELEIQREEGRIQGQLNHSDSSQYIRELKDQIEELKAEVRLLKGPPPFEDPLAFDGLGLARHLDEDSLPSSDEELLGVGVGVGAALQDALYPLSPRDARFFRRLERPAKDSEGSSDSDADELAAPYSQGLDN; from the exons ATGAGCCTGTCCACCATGGCGAGCCCCACTCTGAGCCCCGACTCCTCATCCCAAGAGGCCCTGTCGGCCCCCACCTGCTCCCCCACTTCAGACTCTGAAAACCTCAGCCCCGATGAGCTGGAGCTGCTGGCCAAGCTGGAGGAGCAGAACCG GCTCCTGGAAGCCGACTCCAAGTCCATGCGCTCCATGAACGGCTCGCGGCGGAACAGCGGCTCCTCGCTGGTGTCCAGCTCCTCGGCCTCCTCCAACCTGAGCCACCTGGAGGAGGACACTTGGATCTTGTGGGGCCGGATCGCCAACGAGTGGGAGGAGTGGCGACGCAGGAAAGAGAAGCTGCTGAAG GAGCTGATCCGCAAGGGCATCCCGCACCACTTCCGGGCCATCGTGTGGCAGCTCCTGTGCAGCGCCACAGACATGCCGGTCAAGAACCAGTACTCGGAGCTGCTCAAGATGTCCTCGCCGTGCGAGAAGCTGATCCGCAGGGACATTGCCCGCACCTACCCAGAGCATGAGTTCTTCAAGGGCCAGGACAGCCTGGGCCAGGAGGTCCTCTTCAACGTCATGAAG GCGTACTCCCTGGTGGACAGGGAGGTGGGCTACTGCCAGGGCAGCGCCTTCATCGTGGGCCTGCTCCTCATGCAG ATGCCCGAGGAAGAAGCCTTCTGTGTGTTCGTGCGGCTGATGCAGGAGTACCGCCTGCGGGAGCTCTTCAAGCCCAGCATGGCGGAGCTGGGGCTCTGCATATACCAGTTCGAGTGCATGCTCCAG GAGCAGCTCCCGGATCTGAACACCCACTTCCGCTCCCAGAGCTTCCACACGTCCATGTACGCCTCGTCCTGGTTTCTCACACTCTTCCTGACTACCTTCCCGCTCCCCGTTGCCACCCGTGTCTTTGACATCTTCATGTACGAG GGCCTGGAGATTGTGTTCCGGGTGGGCCTCGCGCTTCTGCAGGTGAACCAGACAGAGCTGATGCAGCTGGACATGGAGGGGATGTCCCAG TACTTCCAGAGGGTGATCCCCCACCAGTTCGACAGCTGCCCGGACAAGCTGGTCCTCAAGGCTTACCAGGTCAAGTACAACCCCAAGAAGATGAAGAG GCTGGAGAAGGAGTACGCGGCCATGAAGAGCAAGGAGATGGAGGAGCAGATCGAGATCAAA AGGCTTCGGACGGAGAACCGGCTCCTGAAACAACGGATCGAGACCCTGGAAAAG GGGCAGGTGACTCGGGCGCAGGAGGCCGAGGAGAACTACGTCATCAAGCGGGAGCTGGCGGTGGTGCGGCAGCAGTGCAGCTCGGCAGCCGAGGACCTGCAGAAGGCCCAGAGCACCATCCGGCAGCTCCAGGAGCAGCAG CGGCAGCCTGGGGCCCAGCACAGCCTTCTGCCTGCCCCCCAGGACAACCCACGCCTCACTGAGGACTTCGTGGCCCACCTGGAGACCGAGCTGGAGCAGTCGAGGCTGCGGGAGACCGAGACGCTGGGGGCTCTGCGAGAGATGCAGGACAAGGTTCTGGACATGGAGAAG AGGAACAGCTCGCTGCCCGACGAGAACAACGTGGCGCGGCTGCAGGAGGAGCTGAAGGCGGTCAAGGTGCGGGAGGGCGAGGCCGTGGCCTCGGCGCGGGAGCTGAAGCTGCAGCTGCAGGAGCTCTCGGACACCTGGCAG gccCACCTGTCCCGCGGCGGCCGCTGGAAGGAGTCCCCCCGGAAGCTGGTCCTGGGCGAGCTGCAGGACGAGCTGATGAGCGTGCGTCTGCGCGAGGCCCAGGCCCTGGCCGAGGGTCGCGAGCTGCGACAGCGCGTGGTGGAACTCGAGACGCAG GACAACATCCACCGCAACCTGCTGAACCGCGTGGAGGCGGAGCGCGCGGCGCTGCAGGAGAAGCTGCAGTACCTGGCGGCCCAGAACAAGGGGCTGCAGACGCAGCTCAGCGAGAGCCGCCGCAAGCAGGCCGAGGCCGAGTGCAAG agcAAGGAGGAGGTGATGGCCGTGCGCCTGCGGGAGGCGGACAGCATGGCGGCAGTGGCCGAGATGCGCCAGCGCATCGCGGAGCTGGAGATCCAG AGGGAGGAGGGCCGCATCCAGGGCCAACTGAACCACTCGGACTCGTCGCAGTACATCCGCGAGCTCAAGGACCAGATCGAGGAGCTGAAGGCGGAG GTGCGGCTGCTGAAGGGTCCGCCGCCCTTCGAGGACCCGCTGGCCTTCGACGGGCTGGGCCTGGCGCGGCACCTGGATGAGGACTCGCTGCCGTCGTCGGACGAGGAGCTGCTCGGGGTGGGCGTGGGCGTGGGCGCAGCGCTGCAGGACGCGCTCTACCCGCTGTCCCCGCGCGACGCGCGCTTCTTTCGTCGACTGGAGCGGCCGGCCAAGGACAGCGAGGGCAGCTCAGACAGCGACGCAGATGAGCTGGCCGCGCCCTATAGCCAGGGCCTGGACAACTGA
- the EVI5L gene encoding EVI5-like protein isoform X4, whose product MSLSTMASPTLSPDSSSQEALSAPTCSPTSDSENLSPDELELLAKLEEQNRLLEADSKSMRSMNGSRRNSGSSLVSSSSASSNLSHLEEDTWILWGRIANEWEEWRRRKEKLLKELIRKGIPHHFRAIVWQLLCSATDMPVKNQYSELLKMSSPCEKLIRRDIARTYPEHEFFKGQDSLGQEVLFNVMKAYSLVDREVGYCQGSAFIVGLLLMQMPEEEAFCVFVRLMQEYRLRELFKPSMAELGLCIYQFECMLQEQLPDLNTHFRSQSFHTSMYASSWFLTLFLTTFPLPVATRVFDIFMYEGLEIVFRVGLALLQVNQTELMQLDMEGMSQYFQRVIPHQFDSCPDKLVLKAYQVKYNPKKMKRLEKEYAAMKSKEMEEQIEIKRLRTENRLLKQRIETLEKGQVTRAQEAEENYVIKRELAVVRQQCSSAAEDLQKAQSTIRQLQEQQDNPRLTEDFVAHLETELEQSRLRETETLGALREMQDKVLDMEKRNSSLPDENNVARLQEELKAVKVREGEAVASARELKLQLQELSDTWQAHLSRGGRWKESPRKLVLGELQDELMSVRLREAQALAEGRELRQRVVELETQDNIHRNLLNRVEAERAALQEKLQYLAAQNKGLQTQLSESRRKQAEAECKSKEEVMAVRLREADSMAAVAEMRQRIAELEIQREEGRIQGQLNHSDSSQYIRELKDQIEELKAEVRLLKGPPPFEDPLAFDGLGLARHLDEDSLPSSDEELLGVGVGVGAALQDALYPLSPRDARFFRRLERPAKDSEGSSDSDADELAAPYSQGLDN is encoded by the exons ATGAGCCTGTCCACCATGGCGAGCCCCACTCTGAGCCCCGACTCCTCATCCCAAGAGGCCCTGTCGGCCCCCACCTGCTCCCCCACTTCAGACTCTGAAAACCTCAGCCCCGATGAGCTGGAGCTGCTGGCCAAGCTGGAGGAGCAGAACCG GCTCCTGGAAGCCGACTCCAAGTCCATGCGCTCCATGAACGGCTCGCGGCGGAACAGCGGCTCCTCGCTGGTGTCCAGCTCCTCGGCCTCCTCCAACCTGAGCCACCTGGAGGAGGACACTTGGATCTTGTGGGGCCGGATCGCCAACGAGTGGGAGGAGTGGCGACGCAGGAAAGAGAAGCTGCTGAAG GAGCTGATCCGCAAGGGCATCCCGCACCACTTCCGGGCCATCGTGTGGCAGCTCCTGTGCAGCGCCACAGACATGCCGGTCAAGAACCAGTACTCGGAGCTGCTCAAGATGTCCTCGCCGTGCGAGAAGCTGATCCGCAGGGACATTGCCCGCACCTACCCAGAGCATGAGTTCTTCAAGGGCCAGGACAGCCTGGGCCAGGAGGTCCTCTTCAACGTCATGAAG GCGTACTCCCTGGTGGACAGGGAGGTGGGCTACTGCCAGGGCAGCGCCTTCATCGTGGGCCTGCTCCTCATGCAG ATGCCCGAGGAAGAAGCCTTCTGTGTGTTCGTGCGGCTGATGCAGGAGTACCGCCTGCGGGAGCTCTTCAAGCCCAGCATGGCGGAGCTGGGGCTCTGCATATACCAGTTCGAGTGCATGCTCCAG GAGCAGCTCCCGGATCTGAACACCCACTTCCGCTCCCAGAGCTTCCACACGTCCATGTACGCCTCGTCCTGGTTTCTCACACTCTTCCTGACTACCTTCCCGCTCCCCGTTGCCACCCGTGTCTTTGACATCTTCATGTACGAG GGCCTGGAGATTGTGTTCCGGGTGGGCCTCGCGCTTCTGCAGGTGAACCAGACAGAGCTGATGCAGCTGGACATGGAGGGGATGTCCCAG TACTTCCAGAGGGTGATCCCCCACCAGTTCGACAGCTGCCCGGACAAGCTGGTCCTCAAGGCTTACCAGGTCAAGTACAACCCCAAGAAGATGAAGAG GCTGGAGAAGGAGTACGCGGCCATGAAGAGCAAGGAGATGGAGGAGCAGATCGAGATCAAA AGGCTTCGGACGGAGAACCGGCTCCTGAAACAACGGATCGAGACCCTGGAAAAG GGGCAGGTGACTCGGGCGCAGGAGGCCGAGGAGAACTACGTCATCAAGCGGGAGCTGGCGGTGGTGCGGCAGCAGTGCAGCTCGGCAGCCGAGGACCTGCAGAAGGCCCAGAGCACCATCCGGCAGCTCCAGGAGCAGCAG GACAACCCACGCCTCACTGAGGACTTCGTGGCCCACCTGGAGACCGAGCTGGAGCAGTCGAGGCTGCGGGAGACCGAGACGCTGGGGGCTCTGCGAGAGATGCAGGACAAGGTTCTGGACATGGAGAAG AGGAACAGCTCGCTGCCCGACGAGAACAACGTGGCGCGGCTGCAGGAGGAGCTGAAGGCGGTCAAGGTGCGGGAGGGCGAGGCCGTGGCCTCGGCGCGGGAGCTGAAGCTGCAGCTGCAGGAGCTCTCGGACACCTGGCAG gccCACCTGTCCCGCGGCGGCCGCTGGAAGGAGTCCCCCCGGAAGCTGGTCCTGGGCGAGCTGCAGGACGAGCTGATGAGCGTGCGTCTGCGCGAGGCCCAGGCCCTGGCCGAGGGTCGCGAGCTGCGACAGCGCGTGGTGGAACTCGAGACGCAG GACAACATCCACCGCAACCTGCTGAACCGCGTGGAGGCGGAGCGCGCGGCGCTGCAGGAGAAGCTGCAGTACCTGGCGGCCCAGAACAAGGGGCTGCAGACGCAGCTCAGCGAGAGCCGCCGCAAGCAGGCCGAGGCCGAGTGCAAG agcAAGGAGGAGGTGATGGCCGTGCGCCTGCGGGAGGCGGACAGCATGGCGGCAGTGGCCGAGATGCGCCAGCGCATCGCGGAGCTGGAGATCCAG AGGGAGGAGGGCCGCATCCAGGGCCAACTGAACCACTCGGACTCGTCGCAGTACATCCGCGAGCTCAAGGACCAGATCGAGGAGCTGAAGGCGGAG GTGCGGCTGCTGAAGGGTCCGCCGCCCTTCGAGGACCCGCTGGCCTTCGACGGGCTGGGCCTGGCGCGGCACCTGGATGAGGACTCGCTGCCGTCGTCGGACGAGGAGCTGCTCGGGGTGGGCGTGGGCGTGGGCGCAGCGCTGCAGGACGCGCTCTACCCGCTGTCCCCGCGCGACGCGCGCTTCTTTCGTCGACTGGAGCGGCCGGCCAAGGACAGCGAGGGCAGCTCAGACAGCGACGCAGATGAGCTGGCCGCGCCCTATAGCCAGGGCCTGGACAACTGA